One region of Pseudomonas alvandae genomic DNA includes:
- a CDS encoding cell division protein FtsQ/DivIB: MQGASLRHQPSAPGRKPVPRGASRMVAKEPMSARLPKANFGFLKSLFWPVLLVALGFGTYEGAQRLLPYADRPIARINVQGDLSYISQQAVQQRIAPFVASSFFTIDLAGMRTELEQMPWIAHAEVRRVWPDQVSIRLEEQLPVARWGDESLLNNQGQAFTPRELANYEHLPQLFGPQRAQQQVMQQYQVLSQMLRPLGFSIARLELRERGSWFLTTGAGSSGPGIELLLGRGNLVEKMRRFIAIYDKTLKEQITNIARIDLRYANGLAVGWREPVAPTTAVPAVAKN, from the coding sequence ATGCAAGGCGCATCGCTTCGTCATCAGCCCTCCGCACCCGGCCGCAAGCCGGTGCCGCGGGGTGCCAGCCGAATGGTGGCCAAGGAGCCGATGTCGGCGCGCTTGCCGAAAGCCAATTTTGGTTTTCTCAAGAGCCTGTTCTGGCCGGTGCTGCTGGTGGCGTTGGGGTTCGGTACCTACGAAGGCGCCCAACGGCTGCTGCCTTACGCCGATCGGCCGATCGCCCGGATCAACGTCCAGGGCGACCTGAGCTACATCAGCCAGCAGGCGGTGCAGCAACGGATCGCCCCGTTCGTCGCGTCGAGCTTCTTCACCATCGACCTGGCGGGCATGCGCACGGAGCTGGAGCAGATGCCCTGGATCGCCCATGCCGAAGTCCGGCGGGTGTGGCCTGACCAGGTGTCGATCCGCCTGGAAGAGCAATTGCCGGTGGCCCGTTGGGGCGACGAGTCGCTTTTGAACAACCAGGGCCAGGCGTTTACGCCACGGGAACTGGCCAATTATGAACATTTGCCACAACTGTTCGGTCCACAACGGGCCCAGCAGCAAGTGATGCAGCAATACCAGGTGTTGAGCCAGATGTTGCGGCCATTGGGCTTCTCCATCGCGCGCCTGGAACTGCGTGAGCGCGGCAGTTGGTTCCTGACCACTGGCGCGGGCAGCTCGGGGCCGGGCATCGAGCTGTTGCTCGGGCGCGGCAACCTGGTGGAAAAGATGCGCCGCTTCATTGCCATCTATGACAAGACGCTCAAAGAACAGATTACGAACATTGCGCGCATCGACCTGCGCTACGCCAACGGCCTCGCTGTTGGCTGGCGGGAACCTGTAGCGCCGACGACGGCCGTACCCGCCGTCGCGAAGAATTAA
- a CDS encoding heavy metal sensor histidine kinase encodes MEVSNSIALRLSGMFTLVAALVFLLIGGALYQQVEKGLGLLPEAELDARYSVLESTVGRYGTSEHWVKINNKLRLLGEEDKRIHFWIVSGDPRFEYGNPDPQVRTVAQGPLGKRDLTLPDRHFPMKVLVSQFPAKDQRPPLRFIIGIDTETFYQTQHHLLVALVSLACIGVLLASLLGYWVARIGLKPLIKLSDEAQRLAPPRLSGRLRISPLPPELSQFVNSFNATLDRVEQAYSRLESFNADVAHELRSPLTNLIGQTQVALTRGRSAEHYFEVLQSNLEELERLRSIINDMLFLASADQGSKATKLTTTSLADEVATTLDYLDFILEDAQVEVHVSGDAQATIEIAHLRRALINLLSNAVQHTAPGQVIDVRIEAVGDQITLGVTNPGEPIAGEHLPRLFERFYRVDASRSNSGANHGLGLAIVKAIALMHGGDVFVRSDCGANTFGIRLPA; translated from the coding sequence ATCGAGGTGAGTAACAGCATTGCGCTGCGCCTGAGCGGCATGTTCACCCTGGTGGCGGCGCTGGTGTTCCTGCTGATTGGCGGCGCCTTGTACCAGCAGGTCGAAAAAGGCCTGGGCCTGTTGCCGGAAGCGGAACTCGATGCCCGCTACAGCGTGCTCGAATCCACCGTGGGTCGTTATGGCACGTCCGAACACTGGGTGAAGATCAACAACAAGCTGCGGTTGCTGGGCGAAGAAGACAAGCGCATCCATTTCTGGATCGTCAGCGGCGACCCGCGCTTTGAATACGGCAACCCCGATCCGCAGGTTCGCACCGTTGCCCAAGGCCCGTTGGGCAAGCGCGACCTGACGTTGCCTGATCGGCACTTTCCGATGAAAGTCCTGGTGAGCCAGTTCCCGGCCAAGGACCAACGCCCGCCCCTGCGCTTCATCATCGGCATCGACACCGAGACCTTCTATCAGACCCAGCATCATTTATTGGTGGCGCTGGTGAGCCTGGCCTGCATCGGTGTGTTGCTGGCATCGCTGCTGGGTTATTGGGTCGCGCGCATCGGTCTCAAGCCGCTCATCAAGCTGTCCGACGAAGCCCAACGCCTGGCCCCGCCTCGCCTTTCCGGGCGCTTGCGAATCTCGCCATTGCCGCCGGAACTCAGCCAGTTCGTCAATTCGTTCAATGCGACCCTCGATCGGGTCGAACAGGCGTACTCCCGGCTCGAATCGTTCAACGCCGACGTGGCCCATGAGCTTCGCTCCCCATTGACCAACCTGATTGGCCAGACCCAGGTGGCGCTGACCCGTGGGCGTTCGGCGGAGCATTACTTCGAAGTGCTGCAATCGAACCTCGAGGAGCTGGAGCGACTGCGCTCCATCATCAACGACATGCTGTTCCTCGCCAGCGCGGACCAGGGCAGCAAGGCCACCAAGCTGACCACGACGTCCCTCGCCGACGAAGTGGCAACCACCCTCGACTACCTGGATTTCATCCTGGAGGACGCCCAGGTCGAGGTTCACGTCAGCGGCGATGCCCAAGCCACCATCGAAATCGCCCACCTGCGCCGAGCCCTGATCAACCTGCTCAGCAACGCGGTCCAGCACACCGCGCCCGGCCAGGTGATCGACGTGCGCATCGAAGCCGTTGGCGACCAGATCACCCTCGGCGTCACCAACCCCGGCGAACCGATCGCCGGCGAACACTTGCCGCGACTGTTCGAACGCTTCTATCGGGTGGATGCATCACGCAGCAACAGCGGCGCCAACCACGGATTAGGGCTCGCCATCGTCAAGGCGATCGCGTTGATGCATGGCGGCGATGTATTCGTGCGCAGCGACTGCGGCGCAAACACCTTCGGAATCCGTTTGCCGGCTTGA
- a CDS encoding heavy metal response regulator transcription factor: protein MRILIIEDEEKTADYLHRGLTEQGYIVDVAPDGVEGLHLALENDYAVIVLDVMLPGLDGFGVLRALRARKQTPVIMLTARERVEDRIKGLRDGADDYLGKPFSFLELVARLQALTRRSSGHEPVQVSIADLWIDLISRKATRAGQRLDLTAKEFSLLSVLARRQGEILSKTAIAEMVWDINFDSDANVVEVAIKRLRAKLDGPFEHKLLHTIRGMGYVLENRGE, encoded by the coding sequence ATGCGTATCCTGATCATCGAAGACGAAGAAAAAACCGCGGACTACCTGCACCGCGGCCTCACCGAACAGGGTTACATCGTGGACGTGGCGCCCGACGGCGTCGAGGGACTGCACCTGGCCCTGGAAAATGACTACGCGGTGATCGTGCTCGACGTCATGCTGCCGGGCCTGGACGGTTTTGGCGTGTTGCGTGCCTTGCGCGCCCGCAAGCAGACGCCGGTCATCATGCTCACCGCCCGCGAACGGGTCGAAGACCGCATCAAGGGCCTGCGCGACGGTGCCGACGATTACCTGGGCAAGCCATTTTCCTTCCTCGAACTGGTGGCGCGCCTGCAAGCCCTGACCCGCCGCAGCAGCGGTCACGAACCGGTGCAGGTCAGCATTGCCGACCTGTGGATCGACCTGATCAGCCGCAAGGCCACCCGGGCCGGGCAGCGCCTGGACCTGACCGCCAAGGAGTTCTCGCTGCTCAGCGTCCTGGCCCGCCGCCAGGGCGAAATCCTGTCGAAGACGGCCATTGCCGAAATGGTCTGGGACATCAATTTCGACAGCGACGCCAACGTCGTCGAGGTGGCGATCAAGCGCCTGCGGGCCAAGCTGGACGGGCCCTTCGAGCACAAGCTCCTGCACACCATCCGAGGGATGGGGTACGTGCTGGAGAATCGAGGTGAGTAA
- the ftsZ gene encoding cell division protein FtsZ yields MFELVDNIPASPVIKVIGVGGGGGNAVNHMVKSNIEGVEFICANTDAQALKNIGARTILQLGTGVTKGLGAGANPEVGRQAALEDRERIAEVLAGTNMVFITTGMGGGTGTGAAPIIAEVAKEMGILTVAVVTRPFPFEGRKRMQIADEGIRALSESVDSLITIPNEKLLTILGKDASLLSAFAKADDVLAGAVRGISDIIKRPGMINVDFADVRTVMSEMGMAMMGTGCASGPNRAREATEAAIRNPLLEDVNLQGARGILVNITAGPDLSLGEYSDVGSIIEAFASDHAMVKVGTVIDPDMRDELHVTVVATGLGAKIEKPMKVIDNTVQTAMASQPQQQPAARQEAPAVNYRDLDRPTVMRNQAQAGAATAAKMNPQDDLDYLDIPAFLRRQAD; encoded by the coding sequence ATGTTCGAACTCGTAGACAACATCCCCGCTAGCCCGGTTATCAAAGTAATCGGTGTCGGCGGTGGCGGCGGCAACGCTGTCAACCACATGGTCAAGAGCAACATCGAAGGCGTCGAGTTCATCTGCGCCAACACCGATGCTCAAGCGCTGAAAAACATCGGCGCGCGGACCATCCTCCAACTGGGTACCGGCGTGACCAAGGGCCTGGGTGCCGGCGCGAATCCCGAGGTCGGCCGTCAGGCTGCCCTGGAAGACCGCGAGCGCATCGCTGAAGTCCTGGCCGGCACCAACATGGTGTTCATCACCACTGGCATGGGCGGCGGTACCGGTACCGGTGCAGCACCGATCATTGCCGAAGTGGCCAAGGAAATGGGCATCCTCACCGTTGCGGTGGTGACCCGTCCGTTCCCGTTCGAAGGCCGCAAGCGCATGCAGATCGCCGACGAAGGCATCCGCGCGCTGAGCGAAAGCGTCGATTCGTTGATCACCATCCCCAACGAGAAGCTGCTGACCATCCTGGGCAAAGACGCCAGCCTGCTGTCGGCTTTCGCCAAGGCTGACGATGTACTGGCCGGTGCCGTTCGCGGTATCTCCGACATCATCAAGCGTCCTGGCATGATCAACGTCGACTTCGCCGACGTCCGCACCGTGATGTCCGAAATGGGCATGGCGATGATGGGCACTGGCTGCGCCAGCGGTCCGAACCGTGCGCGCGAAGCGACCGAAGCGGCCATCCGCAACCCGTTGCTGGAAGATGTGAACCTGCAGGGCGCCCGTGGCATCCTGGTGAACATCACCGCCGGTCCGGATTTGTCCCTGGGCGAATACTCCGACGTCGGTAGCATCATCGAGGCGTTCGCTTCCGACCACGCGATGGTCAAGGTCGGCACCGTGATCGATCCGGACATGCGTGACGAGTTGCACGTGACCGTGGTTGCCACTGGCCTGGGCGCGAAAATCGAGAAGCCGATGAAGGTGATCGACAACACCGTCCAGACTGCCATGGCCTCCCAGCCACAACAGCAACCGGCCGCTCGTCAGGAAGCGCCAGCGGTGAACTACCGTGATCTGGACCGCCCGACCGTCATGCGCAACCAGGCCCAGGCCGGCGCTGCGACTGCCGCGAAGATGAATCCGCAAGATGATCTGGATTACCTGGACATCCCGGCATTCCTGCGTCGCCAGGCCGATTGA
- the lpxC gene encoding UDP-3-O-acyl-N-acetylglucosamine deacetylase: MIKQRTLKNIIRATGVGLHSGEKVYLTLKPAPVDTGIVFCRADLDPVVQIPARAENVGETTMSTTLVNGDTKVDTVEHLLSAMAGLGIDNAYVELSASEVPIMDGSAGPFVFLIQSAGLEEQDAAKKFIRILREVTVEDGDKRATFVPFEGFKVSFEIDFDHPVFRDRTQSASVDFSSTSFVKEVSRARTFGFMSDIEYLRKHNLALGGSVENAIVVDSDGVLNEDGLRYEDEFVKHKILDAIGDLYLLGNSLIGEFKGFKSGHALNNQLLRKLIEQKDAWEVVTFEDASTAPISYMRPVAAV; the protein is encoded by the coding sequence ATGATTAAACAACGCACCCTGAAGAATATTATCCGTGCCACAGGTGTCGGCCTGCACTCCGGCGAGAAGGTCTACCTGACCCTCAAGCCAGCGCCTGTCGATACCGGCATCGTGTTTTGTCGTGCCGACCTCGACCCTGTGGTGCAGATTCCTGCTCGCGCGGAAAACGTTGGTGAAACCACTATGTCGACCACGCTGGTCAACGGTGACACCAAAGTGGACACGGTGGAGCATCTGCTCTCGGCCATGGCTGGCCTGGGCATCGATAACGCCTACGTCGAGCTCTCCGCGTCCGAAGTCCCGATCATGGATGGCAGCGCCGGACCTTTCGTATTCCTGATTCAATCGGCTGGCCTGGAAGAACAGGACGCGGCCAAGAAGTTCATCCGCATCCTGCGGGAAGTGACAGTGGAAGACGGCGACAAGCGCGCCACTTTCGTCCCTTTCGAAGGTTTCAAGGTGAGCTTCGAGATCGATTTCGATCACCCGGTTTTCCGTGACCGCACCCAGAGTGCAAGCGTGGATTTTTCCAGCACTTCGTTCGTAAAAGAAGTCAGCCGCGCCCGTACCTTTGGCTTCATGAGTGACATCGAGTACCTGCGCAAGCACAACCTCGCACTCGGCGGCAGTGTTGAAAACGCGATCGTGGTCGATTCCGATGGCGTGTTGAACGAAGACGGCCTTCGTTATGAAGACGAATTCGTCAAGCACAAGATCCTCGATGCGATTGGCGACCTCTACCTGCTGGGCAACAGCCTGATTGGTGAGTTCAAGGGCTTCAAGTCCGGCCATGCACTGAACAACCAGCTGCTGCGCAAGTTGATTGAGCAGAAAGATGCTTGGGAAGTCGTGACGTTCGAAGACGCCAGCACCGCACCAATCTCTTACATGCGCCCTGTCGCGGCCGTGTAA
- a CDS encoding D-alanine--D-alanine ligase, giving the protein MTAAYANLVSTLEPKAFGRVAVLFGGKSAEREVSLKSGNAVLQALQSAGVDAFGIDVGDDFLQRLLSEKIDRAFIILHGRGGEDGSMQGLLECLGIPYTGSGILASALAMDKLRTKQVWHSLGIPTPRHAVLASEADCISAATELGFPLIVKPAHEGSSIGMAKVNSLPELTAAWKDASSYDSQVLVEQWITGPEFTIATLRDQVLPPIALGTPHTFYDYDAKYIANDTQYRIPCGLDAAKEKQLMDLTAKACEALGIAGWGRADVMQDADGQFWFLEVNTAPGMTDHSLVPMAARAAGLDFQQLVLSILAASVGKQEPRG; this is encoded by the coding sequence ATGACTGCTGCCTACGCCAACCTGGTCTCGACCCTCGAGCCGAAAGCCTTCGGCCGCGTTGCCGTGCTGTTCGGCGGCAAGAGCGCCGAGCGCGAGGTGTCCCTCAAGTCCGGCAACGCCGTGCTGCAAGCCTTGCAAAGCGCTGGTGTCGACGCCTTCGGGATCGACGTGGGCGATGACTTTCTGCAGCGCCTGCTGAGCGAAAAGATCGACCGCGCCTTCATCATTCTTCACGGTCGCGGCGGCGAAGACGGCAGCATGCAAGGCCTGCTCGAATGCCTGGGCATTCCCTACACCGGCAGCGGCATCCTCGCGTCGGCCCTGGCGATGGACAAGCTGCGCACCAAGCAGGTCTGGCACAGTCTCGGCATCCCGACGCCGCGTCACGCCGTGCTGGCGTCCGAGGCCGATTGTATTTCGGCGGCGACGGAACTGGGCTTCCCTTTGATCGTCAAACCGGCCCATGAAGGTTCCAGTATCGGCATGGCGAAAGTGAATTCGCTGCCTGAGTTGACCGCAGCCTGGAAGGACGCCAGTTCCTACGATTCGCAAGTGTTGGTCGAGCAATGGATCACCGGTCCCGAGTTCACCATCGCCACCCTGCGTGACCAGGTGTTGCCCCCGATCGCGCTGGGCACGCCTCACACGTTCTACGACTACGACGCCAAGTACATCGCCAATGACACCCAGTACCGCATTCCCTGCGGGCTGGATGCTGCCAAGGAAAAACAACTGATGGACCTCACGGCCAAGGCCTGTGAGGCGCTGGGTATTGCCGGTTGGGGCCGGGCAGACGTGATGCAGGACGCCGATGGGCAGTTCTGGTTCCTGGAAGTCAACACCGCCCCCGGCATGACCGATCACAGCCTGGTGCCGATGGCGGCCCGCGCCGCCGGCCTTGATTTCCAGCAGCTGGTGCTGTCGATTCTCGCCGCCAGTGTCGGCAAACAAGAGCCAAGAGGTTAA
- a CDS encoding GGDEF domain-containing protein, whose translation MSASSATPGNIPFSIRSERVLVLASSLVVIAILSIVTFLLIREHASAEQAATRAASNIVQLIDADVLRNVELYDVSLQGLIAAAKRQDLKDVSPTIRHLALFDRATAAPYKGDILLLDKRGDVIADSASVEPRTGNYAEREYFQSHLQDPSPSMMISPPFRARSEPHDWRISFSYRLDDDRGEFMGVAEAAMRLSYFSQLFKSLNIGRGGTVNLVSGDGTLLAQEPPLADDMIGKNFSNRPNFVRILREGNGSFSGVSSVDQTQRLYTFSRVGNLPLIVVVALSSQEVFASWQRTALLISGATVALCISLLWLTWLLRRELRRRHSAERELAKLASVDSLTGLANRRTLDETLHQEWQRAQRSGQPLSVLMIDADHFKAFNDRHGHQQGDEALRTLAQLIGQHVRRPADLAARYGGEEFSVVLPETTTAGAFTMAQNIRDAVEQLLPVVEGEAPMTVSIGIATWLNGPYGELQQLLLAADKALYQAKASGRNRVVCAM comes from the coding sequence ATGAGCGCGAGCAGTGCAACACCCGGCAATATCCCGTTTTCGATACGTTCGGAACGGGTTCTCGTTCTGGCCAGCTCGCTGGTTGTCATTGCCATCCTGAGTATCGTGACGTTCCTGCTGATCCGTGAACACGCCAGCGCCGAGCAGGCTGCAACGCGTGCGGCAAGCAATATCGTGCAACTGATCGACGCCGATGTGCTGCGCAACGTAGAACTCTACGATGTTTCATTGCAGGGCCTGATTGCCGCGGCAAAACGCCAGGACCTCAAAGACGTTTCGCCAACGATCCGCCACCTCGCCCTGTTCGATCGCGCCACCGCAGCGCCCTATAAAGGCGACATCCTTCTGCTCGACAAACGCGGCGATGTGATTGCTGACTCGGCCTCTGTCGAGCCCCGCACAGGCAACTACGCCGAACGGGAATATTTCCAGTCACATCTCCAGGATCCAAGCCCGAGCATGATGATCAGTCCCCCGTTCCGGGCTCGAAGCGAGCCGCATGACTGGCGCATCAGCTTCAGCTACCGCCTGGATGACGACCGGGGCGAGTTCATGGGCGTGGCCGAGGCCGCGATGCGCCTGAGCTATTTCAGCCAACTGTTCAAAAGCCTGAACATCGGTCGCGGCGGCACGGTCAACCTGGTCAGCGGCGACGGAACGCTGCTGGCCCAGGAGCCGCCCTTGGCTGACGACATGATCGGCAAGAATTTCAGCAATCGACCGAACTTCGTGCGCATCCTGCGCGAAGGCAACGGCAGCTTCTCCGGCGTATCCAGCGTCGATCAGACACAGCGCCTGTATACCTTTTCCCGGGTCGGTAACTTGCCGCTGATCGTCGTGGTCGCGCTCTCATCCCAAGAAGTCTTCGCATCGTGGCAACGTACGGCGCTCCTGATCAGTGGCGCCACGGTCGCGCTGTGCATCAGCCTGCTCTGGCTCACCTGGTTGCTGCGCCGTGAGCTGCGACGCCGCCACAGCGCCGAGCGGGAGCTGGCAAAATTGGCGTCCGTCGATTCCCTTACCGGCCTGGCCAATCGCCGAACGCTGGACGAAACGTTGCATCAGGAATGGCAGCGTGCCCAACGTTCGGGCCAACCGCTGTCTGTGCTGATGATCGACGCGGATCACTTCAAGGCGTTCAACGATCGCCATGGTCATCAACAGGGCGACGAAGCCCTGCGAACCTTGGCCCAGTTGATCGGCCAACATGTCCGACGCCCTGCCGACCTGGCGGCGCGCTATGGCGGGGAAGAATTCTCGGTGGTGCTGCCAGAGACCACCACCGCCGGCGCCTTCACCATGGCCCAGAACATTCGCGACGCGGTAGAGCAGTTGCTACCTGTCGTCGAGGGTGAAGCGCCCATGACGGTGAGTATCGGTATTGCCACTTGGCTGAACGGGCCATACGGGGAACTGCAACAACTCTTGCTTGCTGCGGACAAGGCGCTGTACCAGGCCAAGGCCAGTGGACGCAATCGTGTGGTTTGTGCGATGTAA
- the ftsA gene encoding cell division protein FtsA has product MANVQSGKMIVGLDIGTSKVVALVGEVADDGTLVIVGIGTHPSRGLKKGVVVNIESTVQSIQRAIEEAQLMAGCRIHSAFVGVAGNHIRSLNSHGIVAIRDREVSSADLERVLDAAQAVAIPADQRVLHTLPQDYVIDNQEGVREPLGMSGVRLEAKVHVVTCAVNAAQNIEKCVRRCGLEIDDIILEQLASAYSVLTDDEKELGVCLVDIGGGTTDIAIFTEGAIRHTAVIPIAGDQVTNDIAMALRTPTQYAEEIKIRYACALAKLAGAGETIKVPSVGDRPPRELSRQALAEVVEPRYDELFTLIQAELRRSGYEDLIPAGIVLTGGTSKMEGAVELAEEIFHMPVRLGVPHGVKGLDDVVRNPIYSTGVGLLMYGLQKQSDGISFSGIGSRDSYSSDEPKAPLFERLQAWVKGNF; this is encoded by the coding sequence ATGGCAAACGTGCAAAGCGGAAAAATGATCGTCGGTCTTGATATCGGCACTTCCAAGGTGGTGGCGCTGGTAGGCGAAGTCGCGGACGACGGCACGCTGGTCATCGTCGGGATCGGTACACACCCGTCCCGCGGCTTGAAGAAGGGCGTGGTGGTGAACATCGAGTCCACCGTGCAATCGATCCAGCGCGCCATCGAAGAGGCGCAGCTGATGGCCGGTTGCCGGATCCACTCGGCGTTCGTCGGCGTCGCGGGCAATCACATCCGCAGCCTGAACTCCCACGGCATCGTGGCGATTCGTGATCGCGAAGTCAGCTCCGCCGACCTCGAACGCGTGCTCGACGCGGCCCAGGCCGTGGCGATCCCGGCTGACCAGCGTGTGCTGCACACCCTGCCGCAGGACTACGTGATCGATAACCAGGAAGGCGTGCGCGAGCCCCTGGGCATGTCCGGCGTGCGCCTGGAAGCCAAGGTCCACGTGGTCACCTGTGCGGTGAACGCTGCGCAGAACATCGAGAAATGCGTGCGCCGCTGCGGCCTGGAAATCGACGACATCATCCTCGAGCAATTGGCCTCGGCCTACTCGGTGCTGACCGACGACGAGAAAGAGCTGGGCGTGTGCCTGGTGGACATTGGCGGCGGCACCACCGACATCGCGATCTTCACCGAAGGCGCGATCCGCCACACGGCCGTGATCCCGATTGCCGGCGACCAGGTGACCAACGACATCGCCATGGCGTTGCGCACCCCGACCCAGTACGCCGAGGAAATCAAGATCCGCTATGCCTGCGCCCTGGCGAAACTGGCCGGTGCCGGCGAAACCATCAAGGTGCCAAGCGTTGGCGACCGTCCACCGCGCGAACTGTCGCGCCAGGCCCTGGCCGAAGTGGTCGAGCCGCGCTACGACGAGCTGTTCACGCTGATCCAGGCCGAACTGCGTCGCAGCGGCTACGAAGACCTGATCCCGGCCGGCATCGTGCTGACCGGCGGTACGTCGAAGATGGAAGGCGCGGTCGAGCTGGCCGAAGAGATTTTCCACATGCCGGTGCGCCTGGGCGTGCCCCATGGCGTCAAGGGCCTGGATGACGTGGTGCGCAACCCGATCTATTCCACCGGCGTGGGCCTGTTGATGTATGGCCTGCAAAAGCAGTCCGACGGGATCTCGTTCTCGGGGATAGGCAGCCGCGACAGCTACAGCAGCGACGAGCCGAAGGCACCGTTGTTCGAGCGGCTGCAGGCTTGGGTGAAAGGCAATTTCTGA